From Glycine soja cultivar W05 chromosome 4, ASM419377v2, whole genome shotgun sequence, the proteins below share one genomic window:
- the LOC114408927 gene encoding uncharacterized protein LOC114408927: MPLAVLHPHDFLRKNPSNQYQTIIPHSPNMNPNKSHRTSRNRKKRPDPSPQGVVSPARLTLSPKPQVKNKPQQQLVMGQVKILKRGQLLTQTTPDPPPQTEIVDQKLTPQTETVEKKDLTSIVDGLYAGYSMLVMSPPPSSVPLPAFITKKIAVVSDATSDLRKMLRLDFP; the protein is encoded by the coding sequence ATGCCACTTGCCGTTCTTCACCCTCACGATTTTCTCAGGAAAAACCCATCTAACCAGTACCAGACCATAATCCCTCACTCTCCCAACATGAATCCTAATAAGTCTCATCGGACTTCCCGAAACCGTAAGAAGCGGCCCGATCCAAGCCCACAAGGCGTTGTCAGCCCAGCCCGGCTCACATTATCCCCGAAACCCCAAGTCAAAAACAAGCCGCAGCAGCAACTCGTCATGGGTCAGGTCAAAATACTCAAACGCGGCCAACTTTTGACCCAAACGACGCCGGATCCACCGCCGCAGACGGAAATCGTCGATCAGAAGTTAACTCCGCAGACGGAAACCGTCGAAAAAAAGGACTTAACTTCAATCGTAGATGGTTTATATGCAGGCTATTCGATGTTGGTGATGTCTCCACCTCCTAGCTCCGTTCCGTTACCGGCTTTCATCACTAAGAAGATTGCGGTTGTTAGTGACGCCACGAGCGACTTGCGGAAAATGTTACGGCTTGATTTTCCCTAA